Within Rhododendron vialii isolate Sample 1 chromosome 12a, ASM3025357v1, the genomic segment atattgtacgcatatatttggttagggaacaagtattatggatttcggtacgaataattatggttacataataacaatattttttaattatgggtaacctgctaatgacatattcaacaggtaaattttaatgtacaaatcgtaactagaatcataaatatgcattaaaaaatcaaaaatcggcataatgaaaatcacaaattgtcataatttaggcatacggtataccctgtgtaccatagcttcctccttACCATAATGTTTGTTTCATTGGCACAACTTAATTCTATCGATCAATAGATGCTTAAAAATGACATTCTACAAAATAAAAGTCTTCGTATTCTGATTAAATTGCTAAAATACTAATAATGGATTAGTATAGGAATAGAAGGCAATTATTGAGAATAAGTATGTggcttgacctttttttttttccttcactttgaGGTTTGATGTTTCAGTAGTAAATCTTAACAGGCTTGTGTTCACTACCACTAAAATCGCTTCTTTAAGAGACAAGTGCAGCAATGACAACAGGACCGTGGACATTACAATCGAGCCAGAATTTGGGTTTGTGCcgtgcagtgaggtgcacacCTCAAAGTTGTGGATTCGACGGCTTGGAattcatctcggcaaccaatgatcgagagccgttcattgcagAGATGAGATCAgagccgtcggatgcatgaTCCAACGACTCgaaggtgcgcagcacggtgctacGCAtgccactgcacaacaccattcCCAATTCGACAACACTATGACTCAGAGACGCCCTACCCGCGTAGAAGCCATCTCTGCTTTCCTCTGGACTCGACTCATTGCTGCCATCTATTCCGAAAGAACCCCAACAAAATCTACGCTCTTCTCCACTCCGTAAGCGCAAGAAGCGATAAGTAAAATGGACGGAGATTATATTCGGATACTTGGTGGTTGCGGTGATGATCacttattaaattttttaagagAGCACGCGAAAAAGGTCGTCGAGGGGGAGGCGGTTTCGTTTTGTTTTACAAGTTTCTGCAGGTTCCCTTTGTACGACGTTGATTTCGGATGGGGGAAACCGGTATGGGTGAACTCGGCCTCCCCATGCCTTTATATAACTCGGTCGTCTTTTTAGATGCATGTTCTGGCGATGGCATAGAGGCTTGGGTTAATTTGAAGGCGGAGGACATGGCTAAATTCGGAGTCGACGAGGATTTGCTTGATTTTGTTTTGCCAAAAGACGGGTGGTAAAACATTCCATTGTTTAAATACATTAGCAGTCACAATCGAATTTTAAGATTCACAAGTTAGAGATTTGGGAACTCTAACACTTGAACGTcagagatataaaaaaaaaaaaaattagagatttCAATCGTACTGCTGGCAATGCTGTTATGACtacgaaagaaaaagaattacaCCAGAGAAAATGGAAACAGAAATGGAAAAAGGCCCtgaaaactctcgtttttgGCAAAGGCGTGGATGCAATGagtgcgggcgtgccaagacttgtagcgcctaacttttgatgaagattcccgtgaatcttgacttctaacATAAGAGTGATTGCGTATGACCCAAAGGTTAAAGATCACAATGTGGTTCGTTGCTTGCCACACGGtcgtggacttaaaatttcctagttGTATAGGAAATGGACGTAGAAACGTAAAAacgtgaactttattactccggGATAATAAAGTTGGTACAAGAAAGGTAAAAGATCAAAACTACTTGAAGAAGtgagtttgaatggggtttgAGCACGAGTTACTCAATAAACTACTTTGCTGAAAGGAAGAAAGTATgtttcgctgggaaggctttggttgtaagcgttgagctttgattggtgttggacccgtttttcatcttgtgaacttgtatttataggcacagCAGTAAGCTGATTCAGCCCTGAATCCGAATTCTGCTTTGCTCCAtaagctgacatgtgtcccatgatGCTCCACTTTTCATGCATGTGTGATCATGGGCAATTTTCTCTAGCAGTTAAGGGATCATGGATGACATGGCAGCAACCCCCCACTATCTCCTCTTCTTATGGGTTTAAAAAACACATGGCCAATTGACCAAGTCAATTGGcttttgaaatacaaaaaaccAACTGCCATCAGGTGATAACCGTCCCCTAAAATCGTGGACCTCATCATTTGAGCCAAATCAATATTTTCTTTGCATGTCAGACCGTGGGCTGCTCCATGCGGACCAAATCAGCACCTCCTTCATGGGCCTTACCGTGGGCCTTGCTTCGTGGGTTGCGTGTTCCCTGGGCCCAAACGATAAATTCCCATGGCCCAAATTAATTAAGGAATTAACAAAAATACCAATCACGGCTAGCTCGACCCGTGGTGCCAAAAACGGATATAAACAGGCCGAGAATCATAACCAATGCATTAGCTAGGATAAAAGGGTACATATATTTTGGGAACTCAAAAGTCCAAGTGTGCCAGACACCCAGATGAAATTACAATGCGAAAGTTCACAGAAAGGTTTACAAGATATTTACATGAGTTAGCTAAGTAAAAGTTTTACTAGCTTCTTTATTGAATCCTAAAACTGTTAGGCTTGTTCATGAATTTAACAAGAAGAATACCGGAAACGACACGAACATGACTACCAGAAAAAACAACATATCAAGACATGAAATCCTTTGAAGAGATGATCCCTTTCTTGtctcttgcccttttccttaatttttttcccgttaACTTCCTTCtgaaaaaaaaaccattcaagGACTTCGTAAAACAACATATCCTTTCCAGCCAGTTGAAACCTAAACCGCAATTTGTCACCACCAtcatatcatcatcatcatcatcatctcttaTATTTAGATTTCGAACTCGGATTCCGAAGGACAGAAGGAAATTACGAGTAGAACCGGTAGTTCTTGGCCGAGAGAATGATGTTCCTCAATGCACCAATGGGGGCCAAGATCGTCAAAAGAACACCGATGATGATGCAGAACTGAATGAAATTATCAAATCAACACATAATTAGCTGAAGCCTATCAGAAcgggaaagaaagaaataataataatttagtgCATTATCAGGTTATTGTACCCAGTTTGACCACCAAGATAAGCtgaattttttgggtttatagATTGCAAGCCAGATGATGCAGGGGAGCTGCAGAAACAAAATAACCATTAGCAGGTAGGAGGACTTACGTCCCTTTTGCTCTtgagaaaaggaaagaagggAGAATGCTTTCACTTATTCGGATAACTAAAAGAGATGAGAAACGGTGAGAACTGATATGAAATGACGAAAAAAGATGAATCtattttgtttctcaccaaatctcatcacctttggtgagatttggtgggAAATCGCGACACTTTCTTCTCTTGCCTTTCTCACGACCCAAAGAACATGTTAGTTGTATATTTGGATTGCACCGTCATATGAAGGCGTAATCTTCAAGATGCATAAAAATTGTTGTAAATGATACATTTCCTCGGTCATAGTCACAAGTACTATGAGTAAGGATATGAAATTTCACTCTTGGTCATAGTCGCACGTATATGAGCTAGGATATGAAATTTCACTCACATAATATGAGGTTGGGGCCAAAGCAAATCCACCAAAGAATCCAAGTAGGCCGCCAAAGAAAGGGATGGTGATTCCGATGAACATTGTCACTCCTGCAACCAATTAATGTTGGAAGTATTTGAATGCTTAAACCAATTGAAAATGGAAAACCACACATGGATGGAAAACACGTACCGACATATAATGTGCGAACGGTGAAGCGAAGTGCAGCAGAAGGTGAGAAATTCTGTTTCTTCACCAGATAAGTTTCCAGCATGTCAAAAACTGGCATTGCAAATATCTGCATTGTCGTAGAAAGCTTTCAAAATAACTGGGGAATGAATCAATAGAAACCTGCACAAGAattataaaagaaaatgcacCTGGTAGCCTCCAATGACATGTACCACAACAAACAGGTTAGCGGCAGCAATAAGCCATGCAGGTTTCTGTAGGCCGATGAGAATATTGTCCTCAACAGTGTTCCCAAATATGTAGAATCCGACCAAAGCGACTGGGAAATAGCACAAGGCGACAATTATGTAAGCGACCACCACTCCTCTCCACATAGGTCCCTTGGAAGGTTTCTCAGGCGTCGAAGGAAGTGTTGCTTGGATTTCCAAAACCACATTGTGACCGGCATAGGCAAACGCCACGTCCCCCAAGGCACTCAAGAAGTTGAAAACGTTGTTCGTTGGGGTTTTCCCTCTGGGCGTATAGTCGACTTGTTCGATAACCCCCTTTTTCAGGGAAGCCACCCAAGCAATGGTGGAGTAACTGCAGATGATTATAAGAGTTTAATCAACCTGGACTCTGTTCGGGGTAGATTTCTTAAGGTGATATTGGATTCTGGATCgtaggattttgattttcaataaTAACCAGAAGCTAACAAGTATTTGGTAGAGATTTGGAAAACATGCTATGAGACAGATTAGCGTTTGAGAGTATAATTTGAGAAATGCATATCGACGTTAGATAAACCGAAATGCCCTTCTCCATTTTAGCAAAAGTGTAAAAACACACAAATATTTGATGGAGGTGGTGGCCGCCCCAGGGTGGTAATTTTGTAAAGAAGTTTAGAACAATGTGGTCTATTTCACTCCAAAATCTGTTGCAAAACAACCAACGTGTACTACGGTGAGTTCAGAATTGAAAACCTACCAACTCACCCAGTAATCCACTTGCCAAACGCTCTCCTAGCAGGtatttaataaatttaaaaacaacaaaacagtgTAGAACTTACGTCAAGGACATGACAGCAGCGAGGAGGGAGATGCCAGAAATGGAGTTGAAGTTTGGCAGGTGAGAGAGGAAAAAGTGGATGGAGGCGAAGATCATGATCCACCAGGTGGTCCTGATTGGGTTGCAGTCAACACAAAGCGATTCGTGGACCTTTTTCAGGGATTTTCCTCCGGTAACCATGTACACAATGCATGTGCCAACTTCCACAATAAGCTGCTGAGGCACAACAATGTAAAGCCCAAGTTTCTCACCAAAAGCATGCTGACCTAGCTCATGGTACCTGTCGAAACGCTTACCGGGAACCATTTCATGCATCTCAACCATTTGCCACAGCGTGTACAGCGTGATGACCCAAGACAGGACAAGCACAGCAATCCCAGGACCCCTATATGACAAAAGAGGAAAGTATGATCAGAATCTCGAAAAATCATCTCATTTATTTGAGTGGCGAGCCGAATATTTGAATTGCGGGTGAGTGAGAAACCAAGGTACCATCCGAACTCCGACATGGCATAAGGCAGGCTCAGAACACCAGCACCAACCATGGCGGTGACGTTGTGGAAAGCTGAGTACCACCATTTCGCATTCCTGGAGGAAGTGATGGGAAGCCAGTCGTCGATCTGCTGCTCCTTGGCGGTTTTCTCACCGACATGTTCGTGATCGTGAGACATTTTTCTTGCCAAACTTTGGAAACAAAGAGTTCCCTAAAGAGTGGCAAAAGTTGTTAAAAACCAACAAACTCTAGCCCCCTTGGATATGGTCTTTCTTGGGCTTCTATTGTAGTCctagtgttttttcttttagatcCCAGATAATGCCGGTTCTTCGCACCGAAAGGGCAGAATTTATACAGATTCAGGAGAACCAGCAACGCTATATTTGGGAATTTTCTAAAAATGACGCGAAAGTAGGAGGCAGAgctttaatttctcttttttgtaaCTGAAGGTTAAATTTTCCACCATTGATACCGATTTAACATGTGCCGCGAGAGGAGGAGCATTGTTCGTGGAAGCCTCAAAGGGTGTGTTTGGTGATTTCACAAGGTTTGAAAATTTCAACGGTTCAAGGAATCTGTTATAGAAAGATTCAGTCCGCGTTTTTGAGGGGCCTGGAATCTCAGGGTGAGCTACTTTCTAGGATGACGAAAAAGTAACAGAAGAATATTAACCATAACAGCAACACCACTAATGCATTCTTGATTTTGTCATTCTGGGGGTGTTTGGGATGTTAATAATTCTGGATTTCGCATTAACTAAGGCCCAAAATGTATTCTCCATCTCCAATAATGAAAATGTCTCAAAACCTTACAGTAGGGACCCAATCTGAGATAACTCCAAGAGgaacaaaaattttgaattaacCAAGAGCGAAAtggtaaaaaatcaaaacaagccacaCCATGGAAGAGAAATCAGAACAAACCCTAAAAGCAATTTACAGAGCTCAACGAAACTCTCTGGTGTTGTAATAGCAAAACAAGTTTCCAGCTTGCCAAAATAGTCACCTCAAGCCGTTAAAGAACTAGGGACACAATTATGAGAATAACTCCAAGAGGAAGAAAATTTCAGAATTAACCTCAACCTTTTGCATTCTCTttcaacatggtaaaaaatcaaaacaagccacaCCATGGAAGAGAAATCTGAACAAAcagaaaaatgcagaaaaaaccTCAACCTTTTgcattctctttttttctcgGTGAATAACCAAGCGCAACATGGTAAATATTCAAAACAAGCCACACCATGGAAGAGAAATCAGAACAAAACCTAAAAGCATTTACAAAGCTCAACGAAACTCTCCGGTGTTCTAATAGCAAAACAAGTTTCCAGCTCGCCAAGATAGTCACCTCAAGCCATTAAAGAAGTAGAATGCCTGAAACTCTGCCGTGATCGCGTGCGACTAACTGAATCTTCCACAGCCAGGCCTTGTGCACCAAAACACAAGTAGCGGTTCAACTTCTTGTTAAACGGAGAATGTGTTTGGTTTTCCCGTATGTTTTCAACAATAAGGGAGTGAGTTGAGTGAAAAGACTCTTCAATTTCGTTTTCTGCTTCTATGCCTTTGAGTTTGTCAATTGAGATGGGTGAAGACCTTGATGATTCTGAAAAAGGACTTGAGGGTGATTGAACCTGAATGACTCCATGCATAAGCCTCGAAGCAAACTTCTTTTTCGCAGATGGACTAGGAAGAAGATCACTTCCCACTGAAAATATCCTCTTGCTGTTCTGAAATGACGACTGTTTGGAATATTTCTGTCGAAGTGGTGTAGGACTTGGATTCAAATTTCTCGATACCATGAGTGAATGCAAAGAATCGTTATCCCCCAGATTTCCGCTTTCagttcttctctctttccttgGCCATTGAAGGAACATCTTCAACCGCCTTGCAGCATTATTCACAGAGCTTGATTTCTCGTTATC encodes:
- the LOC131309979 gene encoding lysine histidine transporter 1-like isoform X1, giving the protein MSHDHEHVGEKTAKEQQIDDWLPITSSRNAKWWYSAFHNVTAMVGAGVLSLPYAMSEFGWGPGIAVLVLSWVITLYTLWQMVEMHEMVPGKRFDRYHELGQHAFGEKLGLYIVVPQQLIVEVGTCIVYMVTGGKSLKKVHESLCVDCNPIRTTWWIMIFASIHFFLSHLPNFNSISGISLLAAVMSLTYSTIAWVASLKKGVIEQVDYTPRGKTPTNNVFNFLSALGDVAFAYAGHNVVLEIQATLPSTPEKPSKGPMWRGVVVAYIIVALCYFPVALVGFYIFGNTVEDNILIGLQKPAWLIAAANLFVVVHVIGGYQIFAMPVFDMLETYLVKKQNFSPSAALRFTVRTLYVGVTMFIGITIPFFGGLLGFFGGFALAPTSYYLPCIIWLAIYKPKKFSLSWWSNWFCIIIGVLLTILAPIGALRNIILSAKNYRFYS
- the LOC131309979 gene encoding lysine histidine transporter 1-like isoform X2; the encoded protein is MSHDHEHVGEKTAKEQQIDDWLPITSSRNAKWWYSAFHNVTAMVGAGVLSLPYAMSEFGWGPGIAVLVLSWVITLYTLWQMVEMHEMVPGKRFDRYHELGQHAFGEKLGLYIVVPQQLIVEVGTCIVYMVTGGKSLKKVHESLCVDCNPIRTTWWIMIFASIHFFLSHLPNFNSISGISLLAAVMSLTYSTIAWVASLKKGVIEQVDYTPRGKTPTNNVFNFLSALGDVAFAYAGHNVVLEIQATLPSTPEKPSKGPMWRGVVVAYIIVALCYFPVALVGFYIFGNTVEDNILIGLQKPAWLIAAANLFVVVHVIGGYQIFAMPVFDMLETYLVKKQNFSPSAALRFTVRTLYVGVTMFIGITIPFFGGLLGFFGGFALAPTSYYLPLSFASRIITVSAPQATKV